From a region of the Tiliqua scincoides isolate rTilSci1 chromosome 4, rTilSci1.hap2, whole genome shotgun sequence genome:
- the C4H6orf62 gene encoding uncharacterized protein C6orf62 homolog, translating into MGDPNSRKKQALNRLRAQLKKKKESLADQFDFKMYIAFVFKDKRKKSALFEVSEVIPVMTNNYEENILKGVRDSSYSLESSIELLQKDIVQLHAPRYQSMRRDVIGCTQEMDFILWPRNDIEKIVCLLFSRWKGSDDEPFRPVQARFEFHHGDYEKQFLHVLSRKDKTGIVINNPNQSVFLFIDRQHLQTPKNKATIFKLCSICLYLPQEQLTHWAVGTIEDHLRPYMPE; encoded by the exons ATGGGGGACCCAAACTCCCGGAAGAAACAAGCTCTGAACAGACTTCGTGCtcagcttaaaaagaaaaaagagtctCTAGCTGACCAGTTTGATTTCAAGATGTATATTGCCTTTGTATTCAAAGACAAG aggAAAAAGTCAGCACTCTTTGAAGTGTCTGAAGTGATTCCAGTCATGACCAATAATTATGAAGAAAATATCCTGAAAGGTGTGCGGGATTCCAGCTATTCCTTGGAAAGTTCCATTGAGCTTCTACAAAAGGATATAGTACAGCTACATGCACCCCGCTATCAGTCTATGCGCAgg GATGTCATTGGCTGTACACAGGAGATGGACTTTATACTTTGGCCTCGGAATGATATTGAGAAGATAGTCTGTCTTCTTTTTTCAAGGTGGAAGGGATCTGATGATGAGCCCTTTAGGCCTGTTCAG GCCAGGTTTGAATTTCATCATGGTGACTATGAAAAACAGTTTCTGCATGTTCTGAGCCGAAAGGACAAGACTGGAATTGTTATCAACAACCCAAACCAGTCAGTGTTTCTCTTCATTGACAGACAGCACTTGCAG ACTCCAAAAAACAAAGCTACAATCTTCAAGTTATGCAGCATCTGCCTGTATCTGCCACAGGAGCAGCTCACGCACTGGGCGGTTGGTACCATAGAGGATCACCTCCGTCCTTACATGCCAGAATAG
- the ACOT13 gene encoding acyl-coenzyme A thioesterase 13 isoform X1, with protein MWKWNLCVAKAPDQCFSSCESGPTRWVASQFQMTLLSASPGKVVCEMKVEEEHTNRGGTLHGGLTATLVDVVSTAALLYTERGAPGVSVDMNITYMSAAKIGEEILITAEILKQGRSLAFASVDLTNKATGKLIAQGRHTKFLG; from the exons ATGTGGAAGTGGAACCTCTGTGTGGCTAAAGctccagatcagtgtttctcaagctgtgagtctggacccactaggtgggtcgcgagccaatttcag ATGACTCTCCTTTCTGCGAGCCCTGGCAAAGTTGTCTGTGAAATGAAAGTGGAAGAAGAGCATACAAACCGAGGAGGGACTCTGCACGGAGGCCTGACTGCTACTTTAGTGGACGTAGTGTCAACGGCTGCCTTATTGTACACTGAAAGAGGAGCACCTGGAGTCAGTGTAGATATGAACATTAC CTATATGTCAGCAGCTAAGATCGGAGAGGAAATCTTGATCACTGCTGAGATTCTGAAGCAAGGAAGAAGCTTGGCATTTGCTAGTGTGGATTTAACAAACAAGGCAACGGGAAAATTGATAGCCCAAGGAAGGCATACGAAATTCCTGGGGTAG
- the ACOT13 gene encoding acyl-coenzyme A thioesterase 13 isoform X2 → MSHLTMQSLRAVMKALQESPGFDRVLHKMTLLSASPGKVVCEMKVEEEHTNRGGTLHGGLTATLVDVVSTAALLYTERGAPGVSVDMNITYMSAAKIGEEILITAEILKQGRSLAFASVDLTNKATGKLIAQGRHTKFLG, encoded by the exons ATGAGTCACCTCACCATGCAGTCCCTCCGGGCGGTGATGAAAGCCCTGCAGGAATCGCCAGGCTTTGATCGGGTGTTGCACAAG ATGACTCTCCTTTCTGCGAGCCCTGGCAAAGTTGTCTGTGAAATGAAAGTGGAAGAAGAGCATACAAACCGAGGAGGGACTCTGCACGGAGGCCTGACTGCTACTTTAGTGGACGTAGTGTCAACGGCTGCCTTATTGTACACTGAAAGAGGAGCACCTGGAGTCAGTGTAGATATGAACATTAC CTATATGTCAGCAGCTAAGATCGGAGAGGAAATCTTGATCACTGCTGAGATTCTGAAGCAAGGAAGAAGCTTGGCATTTGCTAGTGTGGATTTAACAAACAAGGCAACGGGAAAATTGATAGCCCAAGGAAGGCATACGAAATTCCTGGGGTAG
- the TDP2 gene encoding tyrosyl-DNA phosphodiesterase 2: MQADAVAGGEKLEAPEGQPLIQSPGKEEEEEEAKRRSELEKHRRALCSEFAAITSSDVAVAQCYLAENDWEMQRALNSYFEPPINEQDIGGILQSLPVRETFVDLTDDSATSSEASSVVRDVGFNLQEDDGTLSLITWNIDGLDSSHLPERARGVCSYLALYSPDVVFLQEVIPEYFNYLQKRAVTYTIIPGNTDGYFSAIMLKKSRVKLLRSEIIPFPTTAMMRNLLTVYATLSGNELCLMTSHLESTKGHAEERINQLKQVLKKMQEIPESTTVIFGGDTNLRDKEVAQIGGLPKDILDIWEFLGKPKHCHYTWDMSQNTNLNIAAKCKLRFDRLFLRAASTGGQIVPQSLDLIGLEKLDCGMFPSDHWGLLCNFDVVL; this comes from the exons ATGCAGGCGGACGCTGTGGCCGGAGGGGAGAAGCTGGAAGCTCCGGAGGGGCAGCCCCTGATACAGTCTccggggaaggaggaagaggaggaggaagcaaagcGGCGATCGGAGCTGGAGAAGCACCGCAGGGCCCTGTGCTCGGAGTTCGCAGCCATCACCAGCAGCGACGTCGCCGTGGCTCAGTGCTACCTGGCGGAGAATGACTGGGAGATGCAA AGGGCGCTGAATTCTTATTTTGAGCCACCCATCAATGAGCAAGATATAGGTGGGATCCTCCAGTCTCTTCCAGTAAGGGAGACCTT TGTTGACCTAACAGATGATTCAGCTACCAGTAGCGAAGCATCTTCTGTGGTGAGAGACGTTGGTTTCAACCTGCAGGAAGATGATGGCACACTTTCATTAATTACCTGGAATATAGATGGTCTGGATTCAAGTCATCTACCAGAAAGGGCTCGAGGAGTCTGCTCCTATCTAGCTTT ATACAGCCCAGATGTGGTATTTTTACAGGAGGTTATTCCTGAGTACTTCAACTATCTACAGAAGAGAGCAGTAACTTACACAATTATTCCAG GTAATACAGATGGTTATTTTAGTGCCATCATGTTGAAAAAATCAAGAGTAAAACTTTTAAGATCTGAAATAATACCCTTCCCAACAACTGCCATGATGAGAAATTTATTAACAGTATAT GCAACCCTATCTGGCAATGAGCTCTGCCTTATGACTTCTCATCTGGAGAGCACCAAGGGTCATGCTGAAGAGCGTATCAACCAGCTAAAACAGGTGCTTAAGAAGATGCAGGAGATACCAGAATCCACAACTGTGATATTTGGAGGAGATACAAACTTGAGAGACAAAGAG GTTGCTCAAATAGGCGGCTTACCTAAGGACATTCTGGACATCTGGGAATTCTTGGGCAAGCCAAAACATTGCCACTACACATGGGATATGAGCCAAAACACTAACCTGAATATAGCTGCTAAGTGCAAATTGAGGTTTGATCGCCTGTTCCTTCGAGCTGCTTCCACTGGTGGACAAATTGTTCCCCAGAGCTTGGATTTAATTGGACTGGAAAAACTAGACTGTGGCATGTTTCCTAGTGATCACTGGGGTCTGCTGTGCAATTTTGATGTGGTACTATAA